Below is a window of Drosophila bipectinata strain 14024-0381.07 chromosome XR, DbipHiC1v2, whole genome shotgun sequence DNA.
attgctttaaaatttaaaactgtgccatgattggtaagagcatcatgggcagctcccataatttaatttcgtaaaattgttagggcgataaaatattgttcactttcaattttatagagacttattacagtttctgcagctttcctccaacctacatattgtgttggttcccctgtgaaatttggtaaggattttaccacttcaagtgttgtatcgaattttatagctgggtcaattgtttgtattttataatcttcCTGTTGTGACTGCGCCGATAGAATACGGGAGTCACTGAATAGCAGAAGTCTGCTATGGGGactttgctgttgccgttttataaaaacacaggGTTTGTTTCAAGTATgactgaatttaatttgaattgattttagaGATCAAACAATGTTGGCAGTATAACAAAAATGTGTTTCAGTCGTAATAATTGGAAGAAGCTTAGAGATGTCCCGCTTTCCAAAGGGACCGGGGTCTCGAGATCGATAGACATCAAGCAGGTATCGATTGTAGGGTTGTGGTATGCACATGAACATTACGACAACGAAAATGACCGTACATGCCGCCCCGCAATGCTGGGTCCAGCATTAAGACATCCTTCTAATGGTAACTGAAAGAAACAGGTGAAATGTTTGCTGTGGTATGGATGTGAGATCAAATGCGTGTATCACTATTGTTCAAGATTAGCTTCCTCGACTTTAGCTTCCGTGTAATTCGGGATGGGTAATCTGCAGATCTTGGATACTGATCGCTTATATGTACCCGAACCTGTATAGATTGTTGCAACTCGTACCATCCCATCGGCTCCAGGGTGTAATTCTATAACACGACCTAGTTTCCAATCGGTTGGACCTGTCCTGTCGTCCTTGATAATAACTAGGTCATTGATCTGTAGGTTTTCTTCCTCTTCTCTCCATTTAGGGCGTGCCTGAAGGTGAGACAACCAATCTGAGCTCCACCTTTTCCAGAACTGGCGTAGGATCCGTTGTCCCTCCATGAACTGTGTGTTGAGCGACTTGTCCTTGTCACTGGGGGAGGAAGCGATTGCATGGAGTCTCCGATGAGAAAATGAGCTGGAGTCAATACTTGCAGATCGTTAATATCCGCGGTTAACGGGCATAATGGCCGAGAGCTAAGACAGGCCTCGATCTGGATAAGAACGGTTGATAATTGTTCATAAGTCATTGGGTATCCTTTGGAGGAACGATGACGATGAGACTTTTTTGCCTCCCAAAGTCCTCCGAAGTTTGGGCTGTGTGGGGGGTTAAAGTGCCACTGAATATAGCGCTTTGTGAGTTCTGGGACGACTGTCAGGTTGATTTCCTGCCGGAACTCGTTAGACCACAACTGTAGGGATTTATCTGCTGCTATAAAATTTGTGCCGCAGTCACTGTACATGTGCCGCACAAAACCGCGGCGTCCAATGAACCGTTGGAGAGCCCAGAGAAAATGTTGTGCTGTGAGTCCTGTCACCAGCTCCAAATGGATAGCTTTACTGGCGAGGCAAATGAATAATGCAATATAGGCCTTGTATGAGTGTGTCCTCTGAACCTTGGCCTTGAGGCCTTGACATCGATAGATCCTGTGTAATCCACACCTGTAGCTTCGAACGCTCTTTTCGGCGGATTAACACGATGGTATGGAAGATCACCCATTAATTGTCGAGAGGGTTTAGGGCGATGCTGAAAGCAATCCACACACTGTCGGAGAACTCTTTTTACCGCTTGTTTGCCATTAATGATCCAAAACTGCTGATGGATGATCGCACGGGTCAGTTGCACTCCCCCATGCATGGTGTTCAGATGGGCGTTTTTTATGACGAGGTCCGTAAAATGATGTGACTTCGGTAAAATGATGGGCGTGCGTTGTTGAGTGGTGAGCTGCAAAGCGTTTCGAAGTATGCCCCGCACTCTGAGGATCCTTTGGGCATCTATGAATGGCGACAGTTGGCTAAGCTTGTTAGATTTTGAGAGCGATTTGTTTGCTCGCAACTTGGACAGTTCGTGAGAGAATGCTTCCTGTTGGACAACGCGAACCAGAGTATACATTGCCTTGGAAAACTCCTTTACGTTAATTGGTCCGGAAAGCCGAGCCTCCCTTTTGCAGCGAGTATTATGGATAAAGCGATTAATGAATGCTGTGGAAAATACAAGTCGACTGTATGACGAAAATGACTCAACAAAGGAATCAGTGGATGCACAGGTGTGAGCGTGGATAACTTTTGCTGCCTGTTCCTCGCAGATTGTGCTCGGATCTGGAGAAGTAAGAGTTACCTTGGGCCAATGATCTTCGGGTTCCTGCAACCAGTCTGGGCCGCTCCACCAGAGCTTATCCTGCGTGAGCTGTAGTGGGGTTAAACCGCGCGTTGCACAATCCGCAGGGTTGTCCTGCGTAGGCACATGACCCCACTGTGAAGCAGAGCTGACCTCTTGGATGCTGCCAATTCGATTGGCTACAAAAGTCTTCCACCTGCATGGATCTCCATATATCCAGTGAAGCAAGATCATGGCGTCTGACCAGTAGTACACTGTGACCGGCATCTGAGGCACGTGAAGTTGCTGCTGGATCCATGTGGCGAGTTTGGTAGCTAGAACTGCTCCGGAAAGCTTCACTCGCGGTATGGTGAGAGGCTTTGTTGGTGTAACCCTAGTGCGAGCTGCGACTAAGTGTGTATTTATAATTCCAGCAGTGTCGAGTACTCGAAGGTAGGCACACGCTGCATACGCGAGGGACGACCCATCGGAGAACATGTGCAATTGAAGAGATATCACATTGCTGAAATCGCAACCGAACCAGCGTGGTATGCGAATGTGTTGAACTTCTGGAAGATGTTCGAGATATCGCTGCCAACGCGCTGCCAAAGACTCTGGTAGCATGTCGTCCCAATCGAGTGCCGGGTTTGGCTGCCAGTACAGTCCAAGCGTTTTAATGCTGTCTTTATTGTCCATTTCGAAGATTGAGTGGTTGCAGAGGTCTACTTTAGGAATATCGCTAAGCAACGCCGGGTGGTTCGCTGCCCATTTTCGAAGATGCATACCAGCCGAGCGGAGGGCTGCTATGACCTCGTTTCGCACTCGAATGGCACCGTCCGTGGTCTCATGGCCGCTTTGTACGTCATCAACATAAATCTCCCTTTTCAGTACCTTTTCTGCTAGCGGATAATTTTCTCGTTCGTCCTGAGCTATTTGGTGGATCACCCGAATCGCTGTGTATGGCGCTGATGCTGTTCCGAAGGTAACTGTGGTAAGACGGAACTCTTTTAACTCTCCGGTTTTGTCACGCCACCAAATGCGCTGGAATTGAGAGTCCTCTGGATGCATTTCGATACATCGGTACATCCTTTGGATGTTCGCCACGAAAACATAGCGATAACAACGCCAATTTAGTATCACTCCTCCCAAATCGTTCTGTAGAGCTGGGCCAGTACATAAAATGTCATTCAGTGGTTTCCCGTTGGAGCTCTTACAAGAGGCGTCGTAGACTACCCTGAGTTTAGTCGTCAGGCTGTCCTCCTTCAGGACTGCATGGTGTGGAATCGTGCTGCAGAAGACGCCGAGCTTCCCATTTGTGTTGATATGAGAGTGACTGTCTTCGCTTGTAGTAACTTCTTGTATTTGCTGCAAGTCAAAATATTCCTCGATTGCTTGGAGATATTGTTGATGAAGCTTATCGCGCTGCTGCAATTTTTGCTTTAGTGTGTAGAAACGATTTAAGGCTATATGTTTTGATCGGCCTAGAACTTGTGACGGGTCGAACAAGGTTTTCAGTGGTAAGCGAACCATGTATTTCCCGTTGGGCTGTCGAACATGGGTTTGACGAAAGTGTTCTTCACACCATCGTTCCTCTGTGGTGGGTTGGCGTTCAGACGGCACGCTATCTATTTCGAAGAACCTTTGCACCAGATGATCAAGCGTCGTGGTGTTACAACGGACAGTGATGGAGTGTGTCATGGATTCCCTCACTGGTCCAAAAACAATCCAACCAAGAAGAGTGTTTTGTGCGATTGGTTCCTCATGAGTTCCTCGTCGAATTTCTGGGAGCATCAATTGTGGAATAAGATCAACGCCCACAAGCACGTCAATACGACCGGAGCGGGCAAAATTGGGATCGGCGAGTTGCAATCCTTTAAGGTGTTGGAATGAGCGAGGGTCGACTTCCGATTTTGGAAGGTGCCCTGTAAGTGTACGGAGAATAAATGCAGTGGATACAAACGATGTGAACTGGGAACCTGAAATCGAGCTTAGGACAAAATTGGTACTATGTCGACAACGATTGTGAGAGGAGTCGCCGATCCCTGTTATTTCCGCAGATATAGGGGTGCGTGAGAGACCCAGCGTCTGTACTAAGCTTTCGGTGATAAGTGTTCCTTCCGAGCCATGGTCAATCAACGCTCTGACTAAAACAGATTGTCCCGTTTGGTCGTTGACAATTCGGATTAGGGCCGTGGCGAGAATCGTGGTGGATGGATTTTGATAGGTGGCAACTGCGCTGAGGAGTTGCGTCTCGTTCGAAGCAGTTAAGCAGGGGGCTAGGCTGTGCTGTTGAGACAAAACAGATGAGCGGGATGCTACGCTCTGTTGGGTGCCCTGCGCGCTATGGACACCGTTCGTTGGCTGTCGCGATAGGGCAGAGTTGGTAGGCTGGGTTGCTATGTTCGGAAAATGCAGAAGCGTATGGTGGCGTTGGCCGCACTGTAAGCAATTGCGAGTGCTGCCGCAGTGACTTAGCGCGTAGCCTGTGCTGAGACAATTGAGGCATGCTTTTATGCGATCGACGATCGTCTTACGAGCAAAGCAATCCTTCGCGAGAAAACTGGGGCATCTCCGGAGAACATGGTTTCTTTGGCAGAGAGTGCACTGGGGTGCTCCCATTTCCGTAGTCACATGAAAACTGTGGCGGTTAGTGGAATTGAAGTTGGATCGGTTAGGCGCACGTGGATGGGAAGATTGTCCTGGTGCTGAACGAGTTCCAAGTGGTTGATTTCGATTTTCGATTAGGTCGATGCTAACTAAGCGCTCCAGCAGGAAAGTCTCCAACATCGAAAAGGTTGGAATCACGGTGGAGCTCCCCAATGAGTGCTCCCACGCTTGCGTAGTGCTGCTTGGTAGTTTGGTTAACAGATGATGCACTAGCCAGTGATCGCAGGaatcaatgtttatttttaaacgtcGAAGATCACTAATGCAAACATTAGCCAGGGTTAGCACGCGCCTGATACCTTCTGAAGCTTCCTTGGGAACCGACTCAAGCCCATACAGTGCCGCCATGGTGTGCATAAAATGGAGACGTGGATTGTTGTAGCGCTTGACGAGGAGATCCCAGGCTACCGTATACCCAGAATCCGTTAATGCCATGTGACTGACATCCTGGTCCCGTCCTTCGGGCAAGGCCTGCTTGAGAAAGTGAAACTTCTGGATGTTAGAGAGAGTGTTGTTGTCATGGATGAGCTGTAGGAAACCATCGTAAAACGAGGGCCAATCCGTAAAGTTTCCCGAAAAGCGTGGAACTGTAAGCTTCGGAAGCGGAATGTTGGATGATAAAATTGGAGTGACGGACTCGATTGGTGGGAACCTTGGGTTATCACTGAGAACTTGTTGTCGTATTCTTCCGAGATGTTGCAGACGATGTGCTGGTGCTCTTCAACAAACCGCTCGTATAGGTTGTCTGAGAAATATACATGTTGACTGGGACACAGCTGTTTGACCAATTGTTGGTGATTCGCATCAAACAGGGTTGATAAATCCTTTAACGTGCTAAGTCGCAgaagaaaataatgtttggatTTCGATCGCGCAGCGATCCCTTGCTCTTCGGTCCGTTATTCGTAGAAAGCGTGGTTCCACGTGGCATAGGTTAATAGCCGTTTGTTTCAGATTAATTTGAGCCCAATTGTTTGTtccaaatcaattcaaattccatTCATTGGCACATTTAACAACAGGTTCCCCTCATGGgccaccaaaaatgttgtgacTGCGCCGATAAAATACGGGAGTCAATGATTAGCAGAAGTCTGCTATGGGGactttgctgttgccgttttataaaaacacaggGTTTGTTTCAAGTATGtcacttaatttaatttgaattgattttagaGATCAAACAATGTTGGCAGTATAACAAAATGTGTTTTAGTCGTAATAATTGGAAGAAGCTTAGAGATGTCCCGCTTTCCAAAGGGACCGGGGTCTCGAGATCGATAGACATCAAGCAGGTATCGATTGTAGGGTTGTGGTATGCACTAACATTACGTAATGAACATTACGACAACGAAAATGACCGTACACTTCCACAgtttttgcatctgtggcAAGCCTTCCTTCCaaacattctactttcctgctaacttcattcaattgagcgtttattaatctgtttatcaattctactgttaaaccgccggctgtggctacactgccgccagaaaaatttggtgctgaacctccggttgccattgttaaattttattcacaaaagctatttatcaaatccTTTAGATTTAatctttatattattttttaaatcgcgaatcttactttttgcaatatataaatcttatattatttttctcaaattcactgatcttaaataataatctttaattttttattattctaaATTAATTCCTCATGATATTGCcccgttggggtcttccttctgtgtggttggtggttgatcgTCCTTCCTGGATACAGTTGATTAATGAatagagaatgtcctgtcttccttccttggtttttcttgttggagcgagctgtcgtttttatttgaaaatgtcctgccttccttccttggtttctcttgttggagttgtcgttttatttgtttttgttgttcttgtttgttttttttttttttgcgttgatttttttatttttgtgttcttgtaattgtttggtttaaaatttcggtccacctttgttttaattcactctttatggattatttcattaattaatttccatttactttgttgttaacgatcactgtcacttggtaatgtcgtttggtggatgttttaatttttccacaaaaatgttgagttgttgaccgcgcagattccgtttatgtttaacttatttttcattaaacaatttttttggagctgtatgtgacgcggccccacgagttgggcgccagttaaattgtttgtagttcggtgaattaaaaaaatgtaaattttattttttaaatatacaacttggttttaaacctttatttattaaacgtaattattacaagacacttttgatttctcttaaatattttttgtcaaccgttcgcggtcttggtcaaaaagggactgacttcttagttctaaatctgatccaaagaacctcggccatcagttgtgtttagattagaggcttaagatgaaactttcgcatcttattgtgaaactTGATTAaactgatcgatgcaatttggtgggtacttgaaactcAAAAGGCTTGGTTGGgtttcggagggaagctgatgtttacttttgattttgatttgtttatagggaaccgagatcggacctcagagccaaagacaaagccgaaggcaaatgcagagtttgaaaatattgtttataaaattcataagtggaaagccataagtggcctggatttatgggttggataattgagccaaagatcaagccaaaggcaaatgcagagattgaaaatattgtttataaaagccataagtggcctgtatttaggggttggataacttgcatgCATCGTACACTACCCGAACTTTGGTCGTTGTACTGTCCTCCTTTACCAAGGCGTGGTGTGGGCgagtggggggcaaaactaacacatgttttaaatttgagtgtgtgcgtttattcttcgttaattcaaatgttggaatgggcactaaaatgagcattttattttaaaaaaaggcttTGCTAccaacatttcttaaacaaatgaaaaactacgcttccctatctatattctccatgaaaaaaactttttccaacccaacttctgagaaaatttttcccagtggaaaatttttgatttttagtttgggctgtcaaatgaattaaaatgagagcaaatgagagagcttctaaaaaaaatttgagagtgctcacactgtcagtgtgccggcagcgctgcggcagaatttcctaccctatacacgcgtgctatgtaaaatgagagtttgcccaccatgGATTTAGATGCATGTGAAgcacttaattaattaattataaacataAAACTGTCACTTTGAGCGGCTTTGTTTTTTCATTGATTCAAtgaatggtttttttttttataaccgCGAAGATTTTGAGTCCAAGTTTATCTGAGCATAAATCTTTTAGTTTTTCAATTAAtaatgtcttttttttttttggtctgaAAAAATCGCCTGAAACTTTCCAACGTTGCATGAACAATTTATTAGAAGATTTAATATATCATCATTGccttattttataaataattgtaattgtattttataataattgtaTTTTCTACTTCATTAGAGGAACACATATTGTCtctaaaaaattgttttcaaaaCTTCGAGAAGCTAATCTTAAACTTCAACTTGACAAATGTGAGTTTATGAAAAAGGAAACCAAATtccttgaaaatgtaataacaACAAAAGGAATAAATccaaacacaaaataaaattgaggcaatacaaaaaaccaaaaagagataaaatcatttttaggtGTCTGTGGATTGTATAGAAAATTCAAACCTGATTTTGCCAAAATTGCAAAGCCTATGACTTTAAAGTTAAAGAAAGGTTCTActataaatgtaaaaaaatattatttagaaGCATTTGAGAAATTAAAACTTCTCATTTCGTCAGacccaattttaatttaccctgacttgaaaaattattttctttaataacaGATGCTAGTAATGTCGCCATAGGCGCAGTCACAAAATCATAAACCTATTTGCTTTGCTAGCGGAACTCTTAATGGATATAAAATGAATTATTCAGCAATAGAAAAGAGCTTCTGGGCCACTAACTATTTTAGGTCTTATCTCTCTGGTAGAAAGTTTGAAATTCTTCGCAATCATAGACCATTAGTTTGGCTTCATAATATAAAAGAACCGAATATGAAATTACAGAGATAAAACTAAACGAGTTTGACTttactattaaatatttgccgGGAAAGGAAAACCAGGTAGCTGATGTCTAGTCTAGCTCTGTCTAGAGTGAAGCtagaagaaaactttttaggAGAATCGCCCGATAGTACCAAACAATTCCCCACAATAGCAACAGTACATAGTGCACAAGAAGATAATCagaattatatacatataacgGAAAGACCGGATAAAACCAACCTTAAGataatttataaagaaatgaaccatgaatatataaaataatgagTTAAAGAATATTTCCTCTTCAAAGAAagtgttatttattttccttgtGACATAGATttcataatatttatatttcttatataaAGATTATCAGCTCAAATAACTTAACCGAAGTTTTGAAAACCAGTACAATATTAATAGATGTCCAAACATTCGATGAATTAAAGTAAATTGTCCTTAAAGCTCACGTAGAATTATTACATCCAGgaatagaaaaacaaacaaacctttttaaaaaaaaatattattttcccgATTATCAATGattaattcaaaatataataaatgaGTGTGAAATTTGTAACCTTGCTAAAACAGAACACACAAAACTTACATTTGAATTAACCTCAGAAACCTTTAACCTCAgagaataatattttaaagatttttacatgatcgataataaacaattcttaTCTTGCATtgatatttattcaaaatatgctGCTtatattattcaaaatatattcaaaagAAGCAAAAGGGGCATTACTCAGGATACTTAATGAAATGGGTAATTTAGGAAATTAAAGCTGACAAAGATTCCGCATTTATGTGTTCAGCATTACCACTCTGGCTTCAATCAGAGGATGTACTATAGTCACAAGTAAAAATGGAATTTCTGACATAGATTTCagatttcataatttttttacattttgtattgtaataaattggttttattatgatattctcataagtatcggccaactatatccgattattgcgatatatatccggttttaactgcaagggtatatcaacttcggcttcgcccgacgttatctttattttcttgtttttaatgataaattgtttttgcatttttgattATCCAGTTTTCGTCTAGAATTCGTCCTCACCACAAGAGGCCTCTTTTAGGATCTCCGCAAAATTGGCAGATATCAACGTTCCCgataattatttttggcaataaaaaatatgttaatatGGTTTTAAGTTGCCATAATACATATACCTGCCAAGTTTCACATCCTTAAACCAAATAGTTTGCCTTGGAAAAATTCTTGAAtgctgtatataaccccttaaatgtTTTTTGACCGCAGCTTTTGGAGCATCTTAAAAGGTATAATCGATCCCCGTATTCAAGAATGGATATGAAATGTTTAACATGTAATCGGAAAAATTTCCCATTATTTGTTGTACGGTGTTTTTTCGGTACCttgaaaactaaaactttGCGTTAGACTTTGTTcctgtttttatatttaaaaatcgtATTACGTAAGCTATTACTCGTTTTCATTTATGCAATTGAACTTTTGCATCATTTGGATTAAGGATTCCTCAATGATTGGCGGCCATTGGccatttaatttttggctCAGTCAACCATTTGGGCCCTCTCCACCAATTCACAATGGTCCAAAAGCCCAAATTTTTGGGCACGTCcaccgacgtgcagaaatgggcTCATGTCCGCTCCGAACAGaaccctgcggatctcgctagccggggcgtagctctccaagatcttgcaggtaaccagttgtggtggcaTGGTCCTGACTGTCTGCAAaggcctcgcagcgactggcccTCTCAAGGCAATGGTGCCCCCGTGACTGAGCTCAagaagcgagcagtcaaggtccatgtTGCGAAGGCGAAGATCTTCTGGAACGTTTTTCTacactcgacaaggcattacgagtccttgcctatgttcatcgcttcatccagcgcgcGCGGAAGATACGATCCCCGTTCGAAGAGCACCTGGCAGCTGATGAGGTTACGtcggctgaacgtcttctagtttccgtcactcagcgcagacacttcatctctgagatgggctgcttaagTGAAAAGCATCCAGTATCAgcatccagtccgattcaaAATCTGAACCCCTTCGTGGATTTGCAAGGCCTTATGAAagcctgcggccgggtcacgtc
It encodes the following:
- the LOC138927792 gene encoding uncharacterized protein, with the protein product MPRGTTLSTNNGPKSKGSLRDRNPNIIFFCDLAHNLYERFVEEHQHIVCNISEEYDNKFSLTVPRFSGNFTDWPSFYDGFLQLIHDNNTLSNIQKFHFLKQALPEGRDQDVSHMALTDSGYTVAWDLLVKRYNNPRLHFMHTMAALYGLESVPKEASEGIRRVLTLANVCISDLRRLKINIDSCDHWLVHHLLTKLPSSTTQAWEHSLGSSTVIPTFSMLETFLLERLVSIDLIENRNQPLGTRSAPGQSSHPRAPNRSNFNSTNRHSFHVTTEMGAPQCTLCQRNHVLRRCPSFLAKDCFARKTIVDRIKACLNCLSTGYALSHCGSTRNCLQCGQRHHTLLHFPNIATQPTNSALSRQPTNGVHSAQGTQQSVASRSSVLSQQHSLAPCLTASNETQLLSAVATYQNPSTTILATALIRIVNDQTGQSVLVRALIDHGSEGTLITESLVQTLGLSRTPISAEITGIGDSSHNRCRHSTNFVLSSISGSQFTSFVSTAFILRTLTGHLPKSEVDPRSFQHLKGLQLADPNFARSGRIDVLVGVDLIPQLMLPEIRRGTHEEPIAQNTLLGWIVFGPVRESMTHSITVRCNTTTLDHLVQRFFEIDSVPSERQPTTEERWCEEHFRQTHVRQPNGKYMVRLPLKTLFDPSQVLGRSKHIALNRFYTLKQKLQQRDKLHQQYLQAIEEYFDLQQIQEVTTSEDSHSHINTNGKLGVFCSTIPHHAVLKEDSLTTKLRVVYDASCKSSNGKPLNDILCTGPALQNDLGGVILNWRCYRYVFVANIQRMYRCIEMHPEDSQFQRIWWRDKTGELKEFRLTTVTFGTASAPYTAIRVIHQIAQDERENYPLAEKVLKREIYVDDVQSGHETTDGAIRVRNEVIAALRSAGMHLRKWAANHPALLSDIPKVDLCNHSIFEMDNKDSIKTLGLYWQPNPALDWDDMLPESLAARWQRYLEHLPEVQHIRIPRWFGCDFSNVISLQLHMFSDGSSLAYAACAYLRVLDTAGIINTHLVAARTRVTPTKPLTIPRVKLSGAVLATKLATWIQQQLHVPQMPVTVYYWSDAMILLHWIYGDPCRWKTFVANRIGSIQEVSSASQWGHVPTQDNPADCATRGLTPLQLTQDKLWWSGPDWLQEPEDHWPKVTLTSPDPSTICEEQAAKVIHAHTCASTDSFVESFSSYSRLVFSTAFINRFIHNTRCKREARLSGPINVKEFSKAMYTLVRVVQQEAFSHELSKLRANKSLSKSNKLSQLSPFIDAQRILRVRGILRNALQLTTQQRTPIILPKSHHFTDLVIKNAHLNTMHGGVQLTRAIIHQQFWIINGKQAVKRVLRQCVDCFQHRPKPSRQLMGDLPYHRVNPPKRAFEATGVDYTGSIDVKASRPSKAIHLELVTGLTAQHFLWALQRFIGRRGFVRHMYSDCGTNFIAADKSLQLWSNEFRQEINLTVVPELTKRYIQWHFNPPHSPNFGGLWEAKKSHRHRSSKGYPMTYEQLSTVLIQIEACLSSRPLCPLTADINDLQVLTPAHFLIGDSMQSLPPPVTRTSRSTHSSWRDNGSYASSGKGGAQIGCLTFRHALNGEKRKKTYRSMT